In Hahella sp. HNIBRBA332, the genomic window CAACTCTGTGAGATAAAACCGCAGCCATTAGTGGCGTCAGCCCCGAATAGTCAACGGTATTAATATTGCCTCCCCTTTCAACAAGGTCGCGCACAATCGGTAGATGGCCGTGACTAGCAGCATAAATTAAGGCCGTTCGTCCCATTTGATCCTTTTGATTGACGTCATCTTGGCTCAGTAGCTGAACCGATCTCGAATCTCCTCTTATTGCCGCCTCCATCAGAGGCTGTCGGGTTTCACACCCCATTAGGATAAGTAAAACTAATAACAGGGCAGCTGCCAGATTAGCTCTCAAGTAGGTGTTTATGATGCTCATAAAGTGAAGCCTGCTTCGTTCAAGTCTATTAGTGATTGCTCCAGCTAATTAGACTGCCCCGTTACCTTCCACCATTTCAGCCAAATATGAGTATAGAACACCATCTAAAGTTTTGGCCTTTCCGTTTAACGCCAAAGCGGTGAAAAACCTGAGCTTTAGCAGGAAACTACGGTTTTGAGCCTATGGCAGGCTTTGCATATCCCTTGTAGATTCTCTTCCCGGTCATCACCACTTTGCGCCTTGGGCTTAATGTGATCCACCTCCGTCGCCGCACTGGTACGCCCTGCCTTTAAACACTCCTGACACAAGTAGTTATCCCGCCTCAGTATTCGCGCTCTAAGCTTACGCCATTGCCAGCCATAACCGTGTTGGGTGTCGCTGCCTTCCTGTTGTTGCCATACTCCCCAACGTGTCACCTCTCGCTTGTCTGCGAGCCTCTCACAGTATCGGGATTTATGCCGGATGGTATTGGAGCAGCCCTTGTCATTGCAGGGCCTTAGCGAGGTTTGTGGTATTACTATTCAGTTTAGTGCTCAGGTGTCAGAAACTTGATCCACTATGCTCCTTCCTGATTATGCCTATCAATCACTTTTTAACCAATTCGCCTCATCCCCTAGTGACTGGCCCTTCGGTCTCAAGCAGGCCGTCCAGCTTTTCTAGCTCAACATCTGCGATACTGAAATAGTAATCAAAGCTTGCTTTCCCTACATGCATCCTCAGATTGTTTAAGACGCATTGGCAGGTTTGAATTTGGAGTATAATGTCCGGCATACCTTCAGCAGCAACAGTAAGCTCAGAAAGCTGAACAAGCTTATTAATAATAGAGTTCATAACACTCTCTTCAGGAGTATCAATGCTTCCCGCAATAGCCCACTCAAAGTCGACATAAGGCTTCGTCATTATTTATACCTCCTAATCTCTCAATTGTAGCTAACCAACATCAAGCTGTGCGGTTTGCTTAGATTGAGTTGTCATAACGCCGTATATAGCCAAATAAGAGGGCAAAAAATCACTCTTTCTCGCCACTAAAAACTTTCACGATATTTTCTTTTCCATCATAGCTTTCTAATCAGCACCCGCTGAGCTATGCTTATTTCTAATCTCCCTAAGCCGGTTAGCCTGAATCAGGGTATGAGCACACGGCTGTGACAGGGTGGACATCTATTGTCTGCTACCCGGCGCTTATGCCGAGGATCTTATGAATATGTCCCATATGATTCCCCGCCATCTACGTTACTCCCTCAATCATCAATGGGTTCGAACTGTTGCTGGATTTGGCTTGGTAGGCATTACAGAGCATACAAGCAGAGTTGCTGCAGCATTCCTTGCTGATGTCCCCATAGACTATGAGCGGTTCTACAAAGCTAATGACAAAGTAGGAGCGGTAGTCACGGAGTCAGGCGGCAAGGTTCCCATTATAACTCCGCTGTCTGGCTATATCGTTTCCGCAAATGATGGTTTAACTTCCAGCGACATAGCCAAAGACACCTACGGAACTGGATGGCTATTCATTGTGAAGATATCAGAGCCGCAAGAACTCCGGCGCCTTTTAACCGCCGACCAATATCAAGCGTTCATTGAGTCCAAAATTGAAAGCCTGCCACGGCATGTCAGAGCCTGATATAAATCTGCCCTTCCTACCTGTGGCCGTTAGCAGGATGACAATTACAAGAGCGTTCAAGAGCACCCAACCGCCGTAAAGCTTCAACTTCCGTTTCAGTCCGCACCTTTACTTGGTGTTCACTTTGACACTTTCTCTTTTTCGCAAGCCTCATCTTCGCCTCCGCCAGCTTTGAGGTGATGTCATGGCTTTCCTTGCTTAATAGATAAGAACGCTCAAATACACCCGTGACGGCATCGACATTGATCTCGAAGTACACTTTAAGGATGGGTATATCCATTTCGCCTCCCTCTCACATCCTAATGAGAGTTATAAGTCTAAATGCCCAAGTTCAGAGTCAACCTTCTGTTGGGCTTCGAATAGTTCACTCGTGACATGAGCATGCAAGCACCGGAATCGCTCTTCACAAATAGGATCTTTCGCATCTTCTATAGCGTCTTTACACTTCGACAAAGCATGCATTAAACATGTATAACGAAGGACGCTTTCTACTTTTTGGTTTCCTTCATTTTGTTGGATGACCGATGTCACCTTCTTTAATTGCTTCATCTTTGCAACTCCCCCTTTCAGCGCCTGACAAGGTTTAAATTGTTCCTCTCCTATGGTTTGCCATGCATTATCAACGAGGGGCGCTTTCATTGCTCTTTTACTCTATGCCTTCTACCAGCAGTATCCGGTCCAATTTGGTTAACTCAACATCCGCAAGATGATAAAAAAAATAGTAATTGGGTTCGCCAACATGCAGCTTGAGATTATTTAAAGCCCCTTGGCAAGACCTGATTTGGGGAAGCATCTCCGGCATAGTTTCCGCCGCCATCTCCAGCTCCTTCAGCCTCACCGACTTCCTAACGAAACATTCAAGCACATCATCAGGCTCGTTTCTTTTGACTCCGCATAAGGTCCATTCCTTGTCAATAAAGCGCATTCCGCACCTCCGACTATTAATCCATTTGCACAACTGCGTTTAACCGCTCCATGTGGCGCTATTCTTTACTCTGGCGCGCCAGTATCCTGACATTCTCCATGGTAAAACTAATCAGCGTTCCAACTTGGCAGTCAGCATCTACATCCCCAGAAACTTCAGTTACAGTCCCTCTCATCTCGTTTCCATCCTTGGATAACACACATACCGTAACCCACACTACTCCATTACACGCAGAAAGCGTGACATGGTCCCCAATCTGCGGAGGACTCTTTGAATCCAGGGGAAACTCCCCATATACGCTAATCAAGCCATCGCTTGTATCCCAAGACAATTCATCTCTCCAAGTGTCTCTCACCTATAAAGAAAAGATAGGTCATTGTCGCCTATTCTTTAGACGACTTTCCTCCTGAACATAAGACCTATAGGACAACAGCGTCGAAGTATGGATCAGTATCATGGGGTTTGCCGTGCTCACTAAAGCTCAAGTGGGCTAAAAAAAAGATCAATCCTTTTTTCGGCGTCCATGAGCATCGCCGTCGCATAGGCAAATCTTCCCCAAAACACGTCAGCGTGAAAGTTTGGCTCCACGTCCTTCAAGCAGTCTTTACAACTTAATAACGCGCCTAGCAGCGTTGCGCGACTTAAGGCCCTTTCCGTCACTTCGCGCCCTTGGCGGATATCGATAATATCTGCGATTTGGTTAACCTGATCAATTTTGGCGTCCAATAGAGCAAGCATTTTATCTCTCTCTAAAGGGCTTTCTGACAAAGCAAACCATTCGTGGTCTATCAAGTGAGTCTTCATATCCTCTATTTCCATCGCCAGCGACGGACAAACAACGGGGGCATTCCTTTTAAAACAGTATGGCTCATTTCATACATCACCGCTGATATCTATTTCCTAACCGATTTCTGTCGATGGCACATATGGCATATCCCTTGTAGATTCCCCTCCCGGTCATCGCCGCCTTGCGCTGGGTGTGATCCACTTCAGTGGCCGCACTGGTACGCCAGGGTCTACCAATCAGGTATTATTGCCTGCTATTTCAACATCTTACACACAAGGAATTATAGTGAGCAGCACTATCAGAAAGGCGAAGAAAGAAGACTTTCCCGTATTACGCATGCTGTGGCAGTTTTACGAATACCATAATTCCTATTACACACATGAGGATATCGATCACAACGGCCTATTCGATATCGACGATGACTACATTATGGCCACTCTTGAAGCTAAAGAAGAATGCGAGGTCTACTTAATTCTCTCAGATCAGTCTGTCGCCGGGTTCCTTACCATTGAACCCGTAGAGATTAGAGGGAAAGAGCTTCTGGAGCTTGCAGACTTATTCATTCTTCCAAAATACCGATCTCGTGGAGTAGCCAGTTTCGCCATTAAAAACATGGTTTTCAGAGAAGATAAGGCGTGGCATATTTCCGTTTATCAAGGCGACACACTGGCGTTAGCATTTTGGAAGCGCATATTCCATAAATTGCCATTTAGGTCTGTCAGTGAGATATCGCCACCAGAAGTAGA contains:
- a CDS encoding HNH endonuclease — encoded protein: MTRWGVWQQQEGSDTQHGYGWQWRKLRARILRRDNYLCQECLKAGRTSAATEVDHIKPKAQSGDDREENLQGICKACHRLKTVVSC
- a CDS encoding GNAT family N-acetyltransferase, which produces MSSTIRKAKKEDFPVLRMLWQFYEYHNSYYTHEDIDHNGLFDIDDDYIMATLEAKEECEVYLILSDQSVAGFLTIEPVEIRGKELLELADLFILPKYRSRGVASFAIKNMVFREDKAWHISVYQGDTLALAFWKRIFHKLPFRSVSEISPPEVEGFYEFVVEAVAL
- a CDS encoding glycine cleavage system protein H; translated protein: MSHMIPRHLRYSLNHQWVRTVAGFGLVGITEHTSRVAAAFLADVPIDYERFYKANDKVGAVVTESGGKVPIITPLSGYIVSANDGLTSSDIAKDTYGTGWLFIVKISEPQELRRLLTADQYQAFIESKIESLPRHVRA
- a CDS encoding ankyrin repeat domain-containing protein codes for the protein MSIINTYLRANLAAALLLVLLILMGCETRQPLMEAAIRGDSRSVQLLSQDDVNQKDQMGRTALIYAASHGHLPIVRDLVERGGNINTVDYSGLTPLMAAVLSHRVAVARYLLERKAAVNAQDVTGTTILVYAINTNVPEMVQLLLRYGADPTLLPAKGTLADIADNKTAYEHAVLKGNEEIIRLIKEAEKKKLSQ